The window AACACCAGATTGCGCTGTTGCGGTTCAACCAGCCGGTTGAGCACCGCGGGTGAAGCGACAACCACGATCACAAAGCCAATTCCCTCGATAAAGCGCGTGGCGATCAGCCCGGCGAAATCGTGCAGCGCGGCGCCGGCGAAGCTGGCAACGCTGATGACCAGCAGGCCGAGCAGCAGCAGGCGCCGGTCGCCCCAGCGGCGTACCAGCAGGCCGGCGGCAATGCCGCCGAACACGCCGATAAACGGGAAGGCCGAAATAACCCAACTCAGTGACTCCAAAGAGCGGCCGAATTCGCGCTGCAGCTCCGGCAGGGCGATGGTCGCTTTGCCGACGTGCAGCGCGGCTGAAATGCCGGCAAGCAAGACGTTGGCGACCGCAATCCATTGGGTGGCGGGGGCGCTGGGGGCAGCCTCCAGGGCTGCGGGTTTGATGGCTGACATAAAAATCTCCAGGGGCGGTAAAGGCCCGACTATGCGCTGGCGCGTTGGTTTCGGCAGTTCAATTATTGCTCTGCATCGTTGCGAAAGCGCACATTTCGGGCTTTTTCGCTAGCGGAGGCGTTAGAGACGGTGCGCGGCCGATCCCGATCATTGAAGATGCGCGTCTGGTCAGATAAAACTGTTGGCCTAAAAGGAGAAATGCATGTACAGCGATAACGAGAAAAAGTTTTATATCATCCTGAACCGCAACCACGAAACCGCGACCCTGTTCAACGCCGCCTGCCACCTGACGGCGGGTATCACCGATCTGATTGAACAGCGAGAATTCCATCATTATCCCAGCAGTATCGACGGCATCAGCGCCAATATGAGCCACTATCCTGTTGTGATCCTGCAGGCTAAAAATAGCAGCCAGCTCAGCAGTCTGATCCTGAAATGCCGCGAAGAGCGGGTGCTGTTCAACTTTTTCACCACCACCATGCTGTCGCATTCGGCCGAGCAGCAGATTGCCGACACCGCC is drawn from Serratia entomophila and contains these coding sequences:
- a CDS encoding DUF2000 domain-containing protein, translating into MYSDNEKKFYIILNRNHETATLFNAACHLTAGITDLIEQREFHHYPSSIDGISANMSHYPVVILQAKNSSQLSSLILKCREERVLFNFFTTTMLSHSAEQQIADTANSEYDQLDFVAVALYGETEQLKPLTKKFSVYR